From one Streptococcus oralis genomic stretch:
- a CDS encoding DUF2785 domain-containing protein, with protein sequence MRKKLQRKVTEEKPSYSREEIQWLLEHLGDPSPEIRDELVFTSLARGIQEELFSLEQFQFISEEVSSNERLYKEIDSRGVSTLKRSFRALIYANLLYADGNEHSLFYKGLKADIRNAMLSQGLYYLKKEKDTTGFSSQYGWVHAFAHGADLLTEVVCHPDFPSNRFSEVFDVLGQLFKRITIRFTNDEDWRLARVLYEPILQGKLGQEQVASWIKTIDFPIEEREDFYKFSNFRSCLLEVYIQLDQKNSLQDALKEAIQSFQY encoded by the coding sequence ATGCGTAAAAAATTACAAAGAAAAGTGACAGAAGAAAAACCAAGCTATAGTCGAGAAGAAATTCAGTGGTTGCTTGAGCATTTAGGAGATCCCTCTCCAGAAATTCGAGATGAACTTGTTTTTACGAGTTTGGCTAGAGGAATTCAAGAAGAACTGTTTTCCCTTGAGCAGTTTCAGTTTATCTCAGAAGAGGTCTCCTCTAATGAAAGGCTATACAAAGAGATTGATAGTAGAGGAGTTTCAACTCTTAAACGTTCTTTTAGGGCGCTTATTTATGCCAATCTTTTGTATGCAGATGGTAACGAGCACTCTCTTTTCTATAAAGGCTTAAAAGCTGATATAAGAAATGCTATGCTATCTCAAGGTTTGTATTACCTTAAAAAAGAAAAGGATACGACAGGTTTTTCAAGTCAGTATGGTTGGGTTCACGCTTTTGCGCATGGAGCGGATCTCTTGACGGAAGTCGTTTGTCATCCAGATTTTCCTAGTAACAGATTTTCTGAAGTATTTGATGTACTGGGTCAATTATTTAAAAGAATTACCATTCGTTTTACAAATGATGAGGACTGGCGCTTAGCGAGAGTACTTTATGAACCCATTTTGCAAGGGAAATTAGGGCAAGAACAAGTAGCTTCTTGGATAAAAACTATTGACTTTCCGATAGAAGAGAGGGAAGATTTTTATAAATTTTCCAACTTCAGATCCTGTCTGTTGGAAGTCTATATCCAACTTGACCAGAAAAATAGTTTACAAGATGCCTTGAAAGAAGCCATTCAATCTTTTCAGTACTAA
- the queF gene encoding preQ(1) synthase, with translation MSQQEEMKNLSLLGNKETNYIFDYQPEVLESFDNRHVENDYFIKFNCPEFTSLCPITAQPDFATIYISYIPDKLCVESKSLKLYLFSYRNHGDFHENCINTIGKDLVNLLNPRYLEVWGKFTPRGGISIDPYYNYGRPGSKYEGLAEQRLFQHDLYPEKIDNR, from the coding sequence ATGTCACAACAAGAAGAAATGAAAAACCTAAGCCTACTGGGCAACAAAGAAACCAACTACATTTTTGACTATCAACCAGAAGTTCTCGAATCCTTTGACAATCGTCATGTGGAAAATGATTATTTCATCAAATTCAACTGTCCTGAATTTACCTCCCTTTGCCCAATCACTGCTCAGCCAGACTTTGCGACCATTTATATTTCCTACATTCCTGACAAGCTCTGCGTCGAGTCAAAATCCCTCAAACTCTACCTCTTTAGCTATCGAAACCATGGGGATTTTCACGAAAACTGTATCAACACCATCGGGAAAGACTTGGTCAATCTACTAAACCCTCGCTATTTGGAGGTATGGGGAAAATTCACTCCGCGCGGTGGCATCTCAATCGACCCCTACTACAACTACGGTAGACCTGGAAGCAAGTATGAAGGTTTGGCAGAACAACGCCTCTTCCAGCACGACCTTTATCCAGAGAAAATTGACAACCGTTAA
- a CDS encoding MIP/aquaporin family protein, which produces MKKFVAELIGTFMLVFIGTGAVVFGNGLNGLGHLGIAFAFGLAIVVAAFSIGTVSGAHLNPAVSIAMFVNKRLSSSELVNYILGQVVGAFLASAAVFFLLSNSGMSTASLGENALANGVTVFGGFLFEVIATFLFVLVIMTVTSASKGNGAIAGLVIGLSLMAMILVGLNITGLSVNPARSLAPAALVGGAALQQVWIFILAPIVGGVLAALVAKNFLGTEE; this is translated from the coding sequence ATGAAAAAATTTGTTGCTGAATTAATCGGTACATTTATGCTTGTGTTCATTGGAACAGGAGCTGTTGTTTTTGGAAATGGTCTTAATGGCCTTGGACACCTTGGAATTGCTTTTGCCTTTGGTTTGGCAATCGTAGTTGCAGCTTTCTCAATCGGAACTGTTTCAGGTGCGCACTTGAACCCGGCGGTTTCGATCGCTATGTTTGTAAACAAACGTTTGTCATCTTCAGAGCTTGTAAACTATATCCTTGGACAAGTAGTTGGAGCTTTCCTTGCGTCAGCTGCAGTATTCTTCCTCTTGTCTAACTCAGGCATGTCAACTGCTAGTCTTGGTGAAAATGCCTTGGCAAACGGTGTCACTGTCTTTGGTGGATTCTTGTTTGAAGTCATCGCAACTTTCTTGTTTGTCCTAGTTATCATGACTGTAACATCAGCAAGCAAGGGTAATGGCGCAATCGCTGGTTTGGTAATCGGCTTGTCCTTGATGGCTATGATCCTTGTGGGATTGAACATTACTGGCCTTTCAGTAAATCCAGCTCGTAGCTTGGCTCCTGCTGCATTGGTAGGTGGTGCAGCCCTTCAACAAGTATGGATTTTCATCCTTGCCCCAATCGTTGGTGGCGTTCTTGCAGCACTTGTTGCGAAAAATTTCCTTGGAACAGAAGAATAA